The genomic segment ATCGTGCGGTCCTTGCCTGGTGTCCGCTGCATCGCTGGCAGACTCTTCCCGGCTCAGGCCGTCAAGGCCGATTGGCTCTCCCCTGCCCCACACGGCGAGCGACTCGATTCGCCCGCACAGCTCCACGCAATCTGCCTCAAGCGCTTCGTCTGCCGCCTCCGGCACGCCTTGCGCCAAGCGCTCGCGCACCATAAGTGACTTCCTGTGTGCCGCATCGTGTGCCTCTCTCGCTGGCAGCCAGCTTCTTCCGGAAATGCATTTGAACAGGCTCAATCCATCGAAACCAGCACTGGCCCGGTCGAGAAAACCGCACACCTGCGCCACCGGAATCCGCCATTCCGAAGTCAGGATTGCCTTGCAGATCCGCCTGAGCTGTGTCTCATGGAGTCGCGAAAGTTCGAGGAACAGCGTCGCGAAGCGCCGCATGCTCCAAAGATAATCGAGGGCCTCAAAGATCTCATGGTCAACCGATCGCAGAAAGCTGATCGACGCTGCTGCACCGGCGAAGTTCTCGCGATTGCAGGCCTCGAGCGCTTGGTCGTAGAACAGCATCGTCGCTCGGGCGCGACCGAAAGCGCAGCGGAAAACCCGCTGCCGCGGCGGCATGGCGCGTGATTGCCACCAGCCCGGGTGTGTCAACACCTGCAGGCACGAATCACTGGCCTCGCTCAGCACCTCTGACAAGCGACGAAAGCGCCAATATCCGTTCGAGTCGGAACAGTACGGCACCTCGGTCTTGAAGCGCCGTGAGTAGCAATTGACCAGGCCACCATAGGTTTCTGCCTCACAGCCGAGATGAAACGCCGTCGGGTTGTGAAAGCTGAAAGCCGCGGGGCGTTGACCAAGAAACTCCTCGAGCAGTCGAGCCTCGCGGGCGACTTGGTCATGCAGTTCGTCCTCCGAGCGCGTGGCATGAAAGGCCGCATCGAAGTGCAGGGCGACCTCGTGACCCAAGCCGAGCAGACTGTTCAGGATTTCGAGCTGGCTACGCTCAAGCAGATTGTAGAACTCGCTGTGCGGATTCACGAAGAAGGTAGACTGCAGGCCCTCATCGTGCTCCGCCCGTCCCACGGCGAGTGCCCGATTGAGGGAATAGTCGCAGTCGTGTCGCCAAAGGACGAAGCGTTGCCCCCATGGAATGCGGTCGTAGCTGGCAGGCGTGTACGAGGACAGGCAGAGGCGAACAAGACCATGATAGGACTCGATCGTGAAGTCCTCGTCTTGCGGGGCTGCGTTCGGCGGCGGGTTATCTACCGATATCATGTGCTTCTCTTCCTTCCTGCCACGAGAGCGCCAGAACGACATCGCGTGCAATCTTCAGTCATCGCCAGGGACCGCTCCGAAACCGCCGCCAGAAATGGCGAAGATCCTGGCCGTCACGCCTCGTGCCCGCAGCCTGTCGATCACTGCCGGGTGGTACTGCTCACTCAAGGTGAGTATTATTGGTCGCGTGTTTCCGAAGATCCTGTCGTCCGGCCGATCTATTGTCAGTGGGGTATTCGGCATCAGTCGACCCTGGACCACGGGGTTGTCATCCACTATGGAGATGCGGTCATACCATCCTGCCCGGAAGTCGGACGCATACAGCAGGGCTGTAGCCGACAAGCCGGCGCCATAGAGAATCACGCCCTCGTCGCTGCCATCGATGAAAGCGCAGACCTGAGCGATCACCTGTCTCAGGGATGCGATTCTTGCGCCAGGATCGTAGCTGCTGCCGGAGCTGCGGCAAAATGCGCAGATCAGACTGGGCTCGCTGGCACCGTTCAAGAAACGGATCTCGAAGCCGTGACCGGTGATCATTGCCGCGAGGGAGTTGCGACAGAAATAGTGCGGGTGTTCGTGCGCGAACATGTTCAGAACCCCGAGCCGCAGGAAGTGCTCGGCGTTCGGCACCTGCATGATCGCGATGCCATCGATCTTGAGATTCAGGTGTAGCTGCTCAAAGAACGCGTCGACATCCACGATATGCTCGAGATTGAAGCGCGAAACAATGCAATCAAAATCTCCAGCTATCGGGGTAAGACCATAATAACCATCGATGAAATGCACATCGCCGCCTTGCCTGGCCCCCGGGTTGACCGCTGTGCAGCGGTATCCCTGGTCGAGGAAGTATTTCATCTGCTGCACGTCATCGCAACCTATTTCCAGAAGGCTGCGTCTGCCCGGGGGGCAGAATACTGGCAGCAACCTGTCGAACGGCTCGCGATAAAAGACGTTCAAGGTTTCGAGTGCCTTGAATGGATAGAGGTTGTAGTAGTCAGCGTACAGTCTCTCGACAAAACCAGGGTCGATGCGTGTCAGGAAGACGTGCTGACAGGCAGAGCAGGCCGCTGCGTGGACTTCTCGTGCCGGCACATCGGTTGCACGAGTACCTTCCACCGGGAACAGAATCGCGGGCAACTCGCCGCCGCACGGGATCTGGATGATCGCCGAGGAGCCGCAGGCAGGACACGCGTTCCTGCCGACCAGGTTGGACGTGGGTCTAGCCATAGTAGTGCTCCGTCAGGTTCCTGAGGATCAGCCCTTTGCCGTACGCGAAACCGACATCCAACTTTTCCTGCAGCAAGTGCCTGCGTATCAGAAGGTCCGGTTCGTTATACCCAACCATGGCACGCAGTGAGGTGGTCCCGGAGAACCTGGGGTTGATCTCGAAGACTTGGACTACGCCTCGGACCAGGCGGCACTGTATGTTCAGGGGGCCTCTGGCACCGATCGCCATGGCGATCGCCCTGCACTGATCGGAAACAATCGGGAATCTGTCGATCTCGCCCTGGCTGATTCCCGAGCTGATGACCAGGCGCGGTCCGAGCTCTGCTCTTCCGGTCGTGTTGGCCACGCTCGTTCGAATGCTGAGCTGCCCGGTCAACGAGCGCTTGACTGCGATGGCATTGATGTATTCTCCCTCCATGTCATGGAGTACGCCGACCGTGTACTCGGCATCAGGAGTCCCAACGTACTCCTGAATGAAGAACTTGATGTCATTGGCGCCGAGGTTGAGAAACTGCGCCAGACCGTCCAGCTCGTGCGCGTTCCGCGCGATATAGACGTTGCTCGAACCGCCTCCTCCCAGTGAAGGCTTCACGACCACAGGAAACCAGTCAATCGCTGCCAAATCGCTAGTCGCGTCTACGACGGCGAAGCGGGGAGCGGAAAACCCAAGTTCCAGCAGGCGCCTGTTGGTCTTCTCCTTGTCCATGCACAGGTCGATCACAGCGGTCGGGTTGACCGGCAGGAACACACCCTGCTCTTCAATTTCTCGTCGATGCCTGGCGAAGAGCCTCAATTCGGGTTCACAACCGTGAAAGAGGACCTGTATCCGGTGGCGTGCAATCAGGGCGAAAAGCTCATCCATGTAGGTTGGCGAACTGGCTAGCGGCAGCACAGCGCGCTCGTGTACCATATCGAACTGCGGGCAGGCCGGGTTGGCGTCGGCTCCGACGATCCAGTAGCGTTCATTCTTGGCGAGCCGCAGCGCTTTCAGGATCTGTTCTCCATGGCCGCCGCCGCCCATCGCCGTAACCAGAATCCTGATCATGAATTGCTCGCTTTCTTGGCTTCTATGACCGTCCCGGCCAGCGAAGCCGCTCGCCGAGCGAAAAGACGAAGGACTGATGGGTGTACCAAACTCAGCGAATCCGCCGGCAGGGAAGCCAGCGACTTGCTGATGTCAAAACGATACAGGCGCGCTTCCTCGTTCGCCGGATCGAAGGTCGCGAACGAACCATAGCGCCCATCATCCCGCGGCAAACCACAGCTTCCCACGTTGACGAATGTGGTGCCGCCTACCATGCGGATGAATGGGTAATGGCTGTGCCCCATGAAGACGAATCTCTCCCTGAGGACGAATCGGCTGAGATCGCTGTCGGGATACAGATACTCGTTCGTGAAATCCGCCGGGCTTCCGTGTACAAACAGCAGTTCCGTCTGGCCTTCGGAGTGCCGACAGTGCGTCGGCCAGGTTCGAATGAACGCTGCCTGCCGCTGGGTCAAGCGATTCCGGATGAGCTGATGCCCGTATAATGGTTCGCGCTCCCGATCCATGCCGCCCTTCAGCAGGAGATCCTCATGGTTGCCGAGAACGCAGCTAACCGTCGTTCCCATCCGTTCCAGTTCGCTGATCACTTCGACGGTCGGAAAGTATCCCACGGCATCGCCAAGAAAGTAGAACCGTTGTGCGCCGAGTTGCCGCAAATGATCGATGGCCGCACGAAAAGCGGCGGTGTTACCGTGGGCGTCCGACAGGATCCCGATCACAGGTATGCCTTCATCCACGCTTCGACGTTCAGCAGCGACCAGATCAACAGGCGCTGATTCTCTTCACCTCGCATGTGCTGCTCTATCATCGGTACCAATGCCTTGCGGTCGAGGACGTCGTAGATGCGCGCGCTCCTGTCCAAAAGGCTGCGTTTGACGAAATCAATGCTTTCGCCTTTGAACCAGCTGGCATCCGGTCCGGAGAAGCCCTGCTTCAGGCCACCGGTGATCGAGTCCGGAATGTGTCGGGCCATCACGTCCCTGAGGATCTGTTTGCCATCGCGTGTGCGCTCGAAATACTTCGACGATTTGGCTCCCGGCTCGTTCTCGTTCATCCGCACCACCTCGGAGAGGTTGTTGAGTTTCAACGAGACCGGGCAGCGCATGGCAAACTCCACCAATTCGTTGTCGAGAAACGGTACCCGACTCTCGAGACCGTGCGCCATGCTGAGCTTGTCCTCGACGATCAGCAACCCATGCAGGAACGTCTTGGCCTCGAAATACAGAGAGTGGTTGATGTAGTCGACCGGAGAATAGAGACTGTCTGAATGATGTTTGAAAACATCACGAAAGATATCGCGTGTCCAGACGTACTTCACGTCGCCCCAGATCGGTGCGAAGACCTCTCGCAGGCGCTGGTTCGGCATCAGCCGCTGCCAGAACTGGTAGTACTTGTCGATGTATCGCTCGAAATCATCATTGACCACGGCCCGATAGTAACGCCATGGGTAACCGCCAAACAGTTCGTCACCACCTGCTCCGGAGAGGACCACCTTGACGAACTTCGACGCAAGTTGTGCTGCGTAGTAGTTCGGATAGCTCTGGCCGACACGCGGCTCCTCAAGATGCCAGGCGAGCCGGGGCAGGACACGCTCCATGTCGCCCGCTTTCAGTACCATCTCGTAGTGCTCGGTCTTGAAGCAATACGACATGTACTCAGCCTTGCTCCGCTCGTCGAACGCCAGTTCGAGGCCGGAAGCCGAGTTGAGATCGAAGCCGCAGGTGAAGGTCTTCATGTATGGGTAAGACTGCGCCGCGACGGCAGTGATCGAGCCCGAGTCCATGCCGCCGCTGAGGTAGCTGCCGAGTTCCACATCCGTGACCAGTTGACGATTGACCGCCTGCCGGAAGAGGCGATCCAGTTCGCCCTCGTAGGCCATCTTGTCCACCTTGCCCGATGGTTCACGGAAATCGAAGTCCCAGTACTGAGAGAATTTCAGTTGGGGAGCCCTGCTGGCGAAGTCGAGCACGGCGTAGTGGCCAGCCGGACACAACCTGAGGTCCTGCAGCAGGGTCCTGTCGGTGAAGATGTTCTGGAACGTGAAGTACTCGAGCAAGGCCTCCCGGTCAAGT from the Accumulibacter sp. genome contains:
- a CDS encoding class I SAM-dependent methyltransferase, which encodes MARPTSNLVGRNACPACGSSAIIQIPCGGELPAILFPVEGTRATDVPAREVHAAACSACQHVFLTRIDPGFVERLYADYYNLYPFKALETLNVFYREPFDRLLPVFCPPGRRSLLEIGCDDVQQMKYFLDQGYRCTAVNPGARQGGDVHFIDGYYGLTPIAGDFDCIVSRFNLEHIVDVDAFFEQLHLNLKIDGIAIMQVPNAEHFLRLGVLNMFAHEHPHYFCRNSLAAMITGHGFEIRFLNGASEPSLICAFCRSSGSSYDPGARIASLRQVIAQVCAFIDGSDEGVILYGAGLSATALLYASDFRAGWYDRISIVDDNPVVQGRLMPNTPLTIDRPDDRIFGNTRPIILTLSEQYHPAVIDRLRARGVTARIFAISGGGFGAVPGDD
- a CDS encoding ATP-grasp domain-containing protein yields the protein MIRILVTAMGGGGHGEQILKALRLAKNERYWIVGADANPACPQFDMVHERAVLPLASSPTYMDELFALIARHRIQVLFHGCEPELRLFARHRREIEEQGVFLPVNPTAVIDLCMDKEKTNRRLLELGFSAPRFAVVDATSDLAAIDWFPVVVKPSLGGGGSSNVYIARNAHELDGLAQFLNLGANDIKFFIQEYVGTPDAEYTVGVLHDMEGEYINAIAVKRSLTGQLSIRTSVANTTGRAELGPRLVISSGISQGEIDRFPIVSDQCRAIAMAIGARGPLNIQCRLVRGVVQVFEINPRFSGTTSLRAMVGYNEPDLLIRRHLLQEKLDVGFAYGKGLILRNLTEHYYG
- a CDS encoding metallophosphoesterase family protein — its product is MIGILSDAHGNTAAFRAAIDHLRQLGAQRFYFLGDAVGYFPTVEVISELERMGTTVSCVLGNHEDLLLKGGMDREREPLYGHQLIRNRLTQRQAAFIRTWPTHCRHSEGQTELLFVHGSPADFTNEYLYPDSDLSRFVLRERFVFMGHSHYPFIRMVGGTTFVNVGSCGLPRDDGRYGSFATFDPANEEARLYRFDISKSLASLPADSLSLVHPSVLRLFARRAASLAGTVIEAKKASNS
- the asnB gene encoding asparagine synthase (glutamine-hydrolyzing); this encodes MCGIAGLVNLDGRPVSPAILKHMTDAIAHRGPDGEGRWTEGCVGLGHRRLAVIDLSTAAHQPMLSADHRYVIAYNGEIYNYRELRADLEAEGFRFRSQSDTEVVLNALAAWGPLAFASLNGMFAFALWDRHERRLMLARDRYGVKPLYYAVVGNTLAFASEQKAIIAQPGFPRQLDREALLEYFTFQNIFTDRTLLQDLRLCPAGHYAVLDFASRAPQLKFSQYWDFDFREPSGKVDKMAYEGELDRLFRQAVNRQLVTDVELGSYLSGGMDSGSITAVAAQSYPYMKTFTCGFDLNSASGLELAFDERSKAEYMSYCFKTEHYEMVLKAGDMERVLPRLAWHLEEPRVGQSYPNYYAAQLASKFVKVVLSGAGGDELFGGYPWRYYRAVVNDDFERYIDKYYQFWQRLMPNQRLREVFAPIWGDVKYVWTRDIFRDVFKHHSDSLYSPVDYINHSLYFEAKTFLHGLLIVEDKLSMAHGLESRVPFLDNELVEFAMRCPVSLKLNNLSEVVRMNENEPGAKSSKYFERTRDGKQILRDVMARHIPDSITGGLKQGFSGPDASWFKGESIDFVKRSLLDRSARIYDVLDRKALVPMIEQHMRGEENQRLLIWSLLNVEAWMKAYL